In Hamadaea flava, a genomic segment contains:
- a CDS encoding 2-phosphosulfolactate phosphatase has product MVIMGMDAEMPVGGVVIVIDVIRAFTTAAVAFERGVTEIACARSVEVGRTLCQRYPDRLLVGEANGIKPPDFDLGNSPMELATAQLDGRALIQATSNGTLGLARCPDPVALLAVSARNVGAAARWIASNHADAPRVILCTGRTAEDWACARYLAGLLDGAEPDRADLVAGILDGAAEHARSYARRPVAERVDLSEDLRYCCDVDRSAFAMVGDVREDHVVLTPVPC; this is encoded by the coding sequence ATGGTGATCATGGGCATGGACGCCGAGATGCCAGTTGGCGGGGTCGTCATCGTCATCGATGTCATTCGCGCCTTCACGACGGCCGCGGTCGCCTTTGAACGAGGCGTCACTGAGATCGCCTGTGCCCGGTCTGTCGAGGTCGGCCGGACTCTGTGCCAGCGGTACCCGGATCGGCTGCTGGTCGGCGAGGCCAACGGGATCAAACCCCCGGACTTCGACCTCGGGAACTCTCCGATGGAGTTGGCGACGGCACAGCTGGACGGTCGCGCGCTGATCCAGGCGACTTCGAACGGCACGCTGGGGCTTGCCCGGTGCCCGGATCCGGTGGCGTTGCTCGCGGTGTCGGCGCGCAACGTCGGCGCCGCAGCTCGATGGATCGCGAGCAATCACGCGGATGCGCCACGGGTCATCCTCTGCACGGGGAGGACTGCCGAGGACTGGGCCTGTGCGCGGTACCTGGCCGGGCTCCTGGACGGGGCGGAGCCGGACCGGGCCGATTTGGTCGCGGGCATCCTGGACGGTGCCGCCGAGCACGCCCGCTCGTACGCCAGACGCCCCGTGGCCGAGCGGGTTGATCTATCCGAGGACCTCCGCTACTGCTGCGATGTCGACCGGTCCGCATTCGCCATGGTCGGCGACGTCCGCGAAGACCACGTCGTGCTCACGCCCGTGCCCTGCTGA
- a CDS encoding DMT family transporter — translation MNISSRAAYALCILGMIIVGSSVAVSRLITAYPMLTGQALRYAVAAVLLFGVARFFPAPVRTRPTRRDLILLIALGAVGLAAFNACVLIGLRHAEPAVIGTAIGAAPLILALLGPLMARRRPAARLVIASTVVVAGTALVEGFGQTDAIGLAAALGALACEAGFSVLAAPLLPGLGAVRVSAYACLLAVPLLAVGAIVTGEAAAVRLPTVAEAAGLAYLAVVVTVVAFIAWFLGIQQLGVERAGVLVGVLPLATLAVSAVMDGRLPGSAATIGVLVVMAGLALPHLSPPKAVRRRPRAVASV, via the coding sequence ATGAACATTTCCAGCCGCGCGGCGTACGCGTTGTGCATCCTCGGCATGATCATCGTCGGCAGCTCGGTGGCGGTGAGCCGGCTGATCACCGCCTACCCGATGCTGACCGGACAGGCACTGCGGTACGCCGTCGCCGCCGTCCTCCTGTTCGGCGTCGCCCGCTTCTTCCCCGCACCCGTGCGTACGCGGCCCACCCGGCGCGACCTGATCCTGCTGATTGCGCTCGGCGCGGTCGGGCTGGCCGCGTTCAACGCGTGCGTGCTCATCGGGCTGCGGCACGCCGAACCAGCCGTCATCGGCACCGCGATCGGGGCAGCCCCGCTGATCCTGGCGTTGCTCGGACCGCTGATGGCCCGACGGCGACCGGCGGCCCGGCTGGTCATCGCGTCCACTGTGGTGGTCGCCGGGACCGCCCTGGTCGAAGGGTTCGGCCAGACCGACGCCATCGGCTTGGCGGCCGCACTGGGGGCGCTCGCCTGCGAGGCGGGGTTCTCCGTGCTCGCCGCTCCCCTGCTGCCAGGACTCGGCGCGGTACGCGTCTCCGCGTACGCTTGCCTGCTCGCCGTCCCGCTGCTCGCCGTCGGTGCGATCGTCACCGGCGAAGCCGCCGCCGTGCGGCTGCCCACCGTCGCCGAAGCCGCCGGATTGGCGTACCTGGCCGTCGTGGTGACGGTGGTCGCCTTCATCGCCTGGTTCCTGGGCATCCAGCAGCTGGGCGTCGAGCGCGCGGGCGTCCTCGTCGGCGTGCTGCCGCTCGCCACCCTCGCGGTCTCCGCCGTCATGGACGGCCGACTGCCCGGGTCGGCAGCGACGATCGGAGTTTTGGTCGTGATGGCCGGGCTGGCGCTGCCGCACCTCAGCCCGCCGAAGGCCGTGCGACGCCGACCGCGCGCCGTCGCATCGGTTTGA
- the pdxR gene encoding MocR-like pyridoxine biosynthesis transcription factor PdxR: MGALLPFDRTGRGVAGRLTEALRTAIEQERLAPGTRLPSSRELAAELGLSRGVVVEAYEQLIAEGWLTGRRGSGTTVATAAHPHGATTRDPFAPLGLRPLRPGVPDLGLFPRSTWRRAYEQVITNMPDADLDYGDPAGPASVREQLAAYLRRVRAARLPATDLMLTAGAAQAFSLLVRALRGAGHRVVALEDPGSKGVREQLEYSLTVLPVRVDEEGLDVDALARTTARAVVVTPAHQFPTGVVLSPARRAALIAWARRCGGVIVEDDYDAEFRYDRDPVGCLQGVAPDVTIYIGSASKALAPALRLGWLSAPPTHLAAVRTQRQAVDLGGPALEQHAFATLLGSGGYDRHLRRARRAYRTRRDAVMAALAAHLPGLRVHGVAAGLHLVLELPAGTDDVAVAAAANRAGLGPVALSACRLDDGPPGLVLGYAAHTPDELTAAIATLATIIAEARA, from the coding sequence TTGGGGGCGCTGCTGCCGTTCGACCGGACCGGGCGCGGCGTCGCGGGCCGGCTGACCGAGGCGCTGCGTACGGCCATTGAGCAGGAACGGCTCGCACCGGGCACCCGGCTGCCGTCCAGCCGAGAGCTGGCTGCCGAACTCGGTCTGTCCCGGGGCGTCGTCGTGGAGGCGTACGAGCAGCTGATCGCGGAGGGCTGGCTGACCGGGCGGCGCGGGTCGGGCACGACCGTCGCGACCGCGGCCCACCCGCACGGTGCCACCACGCGGGATCCGTTCGCGCCGCTGGGACTGCGACCGCTGCGGCCCGGTGTTCCCGACCTCGGGCTGTTCCCCCGAAGCACCTGGCGGCGTGCGTACGAGCAGGTGATCACGAACATGCCCGACGCGGATCTGGACTATGGCGATCCGGCCGGACCGGCGTCCGTGCGCGAGCAGCTCGCGGCCTATCTGCGCCGGGTGCGCGCGGCCCGCCTGCCCGCGACGGACCTGATGCTGACGGCGGGCGCGGCGCAAGCGTTCTCGCTGCTCGTCCGCGCGTTGCGCGGCGCGGGCCACCGGGTGGTGGCGCTGGAGGATCCGGGCAGCAAGGGCGTTCGCGAGCAGCTGGAGTATTCGCTGACCGTGCTGCCGGTGCGGGTCGACGAGGAGGGCCTCGACGTCGACGCCCTCGCCCGCACCACCGCGCGCGCCGTCGTGGTCACTCCCGCGCACCAGTTCCCGACCGGCGTCGTCCTGTCACCAGCGCGCCGCGCGGCGCTGATCGCCTGGGCGCGCCGGTGCGGCGGCGTCATCGTCGAGGACGACTACGACGCCGAGTTCCGCTACGACCGCGACCCCGTCGGCTGTCTCCAGGGCGTCGCGCCTGACGTCACCATCTACATCGGATCGGCCAGCAAGGCGCTGGCTCCGGCGCTGCGTCTCGGCTGGCTGTCCGCGCCGCCCACGCATCTAGCAGCGGTACGCACCCAGCGGCAGGCGGTCGACCTCGGTGGTCCGGCGCTGGAACAGCACGCGTTCGCCACCCTGTTGGGCAGTGGCGGTTACGACCGCCACCTGCGCCGAGCCCGCCGCGCCTACCGTACGCGCCGCGACGCTGTGATGGCGGCACTGGCCGCGCACCTGCCCGGCCTGCGGGTCCACGGCGTGGCCGCCGGCCTGCACCTGGTCCTCGAACTGCCCGCCGGAACTGACGACGTAGCCGTCGCCGCCGCCGCGAACCGAGCCGGGCTGGGTCCGGTCGCGCTGTCGGCGTGCCGGCTCGACGACGGCCCGCCCGGCCTCGTCCTCGGATACGCCGCCCACACGCCCGACGAGCTGACCGCGGCCATCGCCACCCTGGCGACCATCATCGCGGAGGCTCGCGCTTAG
- a CDS encoding NUDIX hydrolase translates to MPMSPYVAGLRRLVGPELLMLPGVSAVVVNDAGHILLGRRSDTGQWSLIAGAIDPGEQPADAIVREIEEETGVHVVVERLVGAAMHPVTYPNGDRCQYLNIWFRCLAVSGEARVNDDESLEVGWFPPHALPDMPAWERLRVETALKDEPMAWYAQDGSHDTELGFTHSDA, encoded by the coding sequence ATGCCGATGTCTCCCTACGTCGCCGGACTGCGCCGTCTCGTCGGCCCTGAGCTGCTCATGCTGCCGGGGGTCAGCGCCGTCGTCGTCAACGACGCCGGGCACATCCTGCTCGGCCGGCGCAGCGACACCGGCCAGTGGTCGCTGATCGCCGGCGCCATCGACCCCGGCGAGCAGCCGGCCGACGCCATCGTCCGCGAGATCGAGGAGGAGACGGGCGTCCATGTCGTCGTCGAGCGCCTCGTGGGCGCCGCAATGCACCCGGTCACGTACCCGAACGGCGACCGATGCCAGTACCTCAACATCTGGTTCCGGTGCCTGGCCGTCAGTGGCGAGGCCCGGGTGAACGACGACGAATCCCTGGAAGTCGGCTGGTTCCCGCCGCACGCCCTGCCCGACATGCCGGCGTGGGAACGCCTGCGCGTCGAGACAGCGCTCAAGGACGAGCCGATGGCCTGGTACGCCCAAGACGGCTCGCACGACACCGAACTGGGCTTCACCCACTCCGACGCCTGA
- a CDS encoding ParB/RepB/Spo0J family partition protein → MGLDPEPAAATRPTGAAIPRPVVYLPLDALAGPVCPRFGGVDESHARLLAESIDALPPIVVQARTYRIIDGMHRLRAVVLAGQFEIAAVLSDEDDDQAYLSAVAANISHGLPLSLADRRAAAARVVARYPEWSDRRVAKAVGLSGKTVGALRRTAAGTEAAVRIGSDGRVRPIDSARGREVARELLSRRPEASLREVASAAGISPATVRDVRDRMNRGDLADDVRPVPDNVRAIKPRTPDEVDCGRLLRNLSHDPSLRYTEVGRTLLRRLLNQPATVTVVEELPPHCLPIVARLTREYASRWADFAEQAERRARVEAA, encoded by the coding sequence ATGGGGTTGGATCCTGAGCCGGCGGCCGCCACGCGACCCACGGGTGCGGCAATCCCGCGGCCCGTCGTCTACTTGCCGCTCGACGCGCTGGCCGGTCCGGTCTGCCCCCGATTCGGCGGCGTCGACGAATCCCACGCCCGCCTGCTCGCCGAATCCATCGATGCGCTGCCGCCGATCGTCGTGCAGGCGCGTACCTATCGGATCATCGACGGCATGCATCGGCTGCGGGCCGTCGTCCTCGCCGGACAGTTCGAGATCGCCGCGGTGCTCTCCGATGAGGACGACGATCAGGCGTACCTGAGCGCCGTCGCCGCCAACATCTCGCACGGGCTGCCGTTGAGCCTGGCCGACCGGCGAGCGGCGGCCGCCCGGGTCGTGGCCAGGTACCCCGAATGGTCTGATCGCCGCGTCGCCAAAGCAGTCGGGTTGTCCGGCAAGACCGTCGGGGCGCTGCGGCGTACCGCCGCGGGGACGGAAGCCGCGGTCCGGATCGGCAGCGACGGGCGCGTACGCCCGATCGACTCGGCCCGTGGCCGTGAGGTTGCCCGGGAACTCCTCAGCCGCCGCCCCGAGGCGTCGCTGCGCGAGGTCGCCAGTGCGGCCGGCATCTCACCGGCGACCGTCCGCGACGTCCGCGATCGCATGAACCGTGGCGACCTCGCCGACGACGTCCGGCCGGTGCCCGACAACGTACGCGCGATCAAACCGCGTACGCCTGACGAGGTCGACTGCGGTCGGCTGCTGCGGAACCTGTCCCACGATCCGTCGCTGCGCTACACCGAAGTCGGGCGTACGCTGCTGCGCCGGCTGCTCAACCAGCCCGCGACCGTGACCGTGGTCGAGGAGCTGCCGCCGCACTGCCTGCCGATCGTCGCCCGGCTGACCCGCGAGTACGCCTCCCGCTGGGCCGACTTCGCCGAGCAGGCCGAACGCCGGGCCCGGGTCGAGGCGGCCTGA
- a CDS encoding glycoside hydrolase family 13 protein — MSDNASDWWRNAVIYQVYPRSFADADGDGVGDLNGFRSRLPYLRDLGVDAVWFSPWYRSPMADGGYDVADHCDIDPTLGTLADAEALIQEAHAVGIKVIIDVVPNHASTDHPWFRTALAAGPGAPERDLFYFRPGLGEHGEIAPNTWVSPFAGTTWTRVPDGEWYLHLFDASQPDYNWRHPQVIEYFDDVLRFWFDRGVDGIRIDSAPLVDKDPNLPEVAAVEEHPYSDRDDAHIVYRRWRRVAEEYGGDRALIGEVWLYDPVRFANYLRPDEMHGAFNFEFLCSEWGAARLRKVIDETLAAHAEVGAAASWVLNNHDVTRVVSRFGRADTAFSVATRRHDTPVDVELGARRARAAIMLALALPGSVYLYQGEELGLTEVEDIPFELRTDPMFHRSNQVDPGRDGCRVPLPWSGDAPPFGFSAADAAPPWLPQPAAWKAYSVQAQTGDPESMLEFYRRMLRLRSASPSLGDGRMSWLPAAPEVLAFARGDDDFACVVNLGGEPVELPPHREVILASAPPAGGRLPVDTTVWLRT, encoded by the coding sequence GTGTCCGACAACGCATCCGACTGGTGGCGCAATGCTGTCATCTACCAGGTGTACCCGCGCAGCTTCGCCGACGCCGACGGCGACGGGGTCGGCGATCTGAACGGCTTCCGGTCGCGGCTGCCGTACCTGCGCGATCTCGGGGTCGACGCCGTCTGGTTCAGCCCGTGGTACCGGTCGCCGATGGCCGACGGCGGCTACGACGTGGCCGACCACTGCGACATCGACCCCACCCTGGGTACGCTCGCCGACGCCGAGGCGCTGATCCAGGAGGCGCATGCGGTCGGCATCAAGGTGATCATCGACGTCGTGCCCAACCACGCGTCGACCGACCATCCGTGGTTCCGGACGGCGCTCGCGGCCGGGCCGGGCGCGCCGGAGCGGGACCTGTTCTACTTCCGCCCAGGACTGGGCGAGCACGGCGAGATCGCCCCGAACACGTGGGTGTCGCCGTTCGCCGGCACGACCTGGACCCGGGTGCCGGACGGCGAGTGGTACCTGCACCTGTTCGACGCTTCACAGCCGGACTACAACTGGCGCCATCCGCAGGTGATCGAGTACTTCGACGACGTTCTCCGGTTCTGGTTCGACCGTGGGGTCGACGGCATCCGCATCGACTCGGCGCCGCTGGTCGACAAGGATCCGAACCTTCCCGAGGTGGCGGCTGTCGAGGAGCACCCGTACTCCGATCGCGACGACGCGCACATCGTGTACCGCCGGTGGCGGCGGGTCGCGGAGGAGTACGGCGGCGACCGGGCGCTCATCGGCGAGGTGTGGCTCTACGACCCGGTGCGTTTCGCCAATTACCTGCGCCCTGACGAGATGCACGGTGCGTTCAACTTCGAGTTCCTGTGCAGCGAGTGGGGTGCTGCACGGCTGCGTAAGGTGATCGACGAGACGCTGGCCGCCCATGCGGAGGTCGGCGCGGCGGCGAGCTGGGTGCTCAACAATCACGACGTGACCCGCGTGGTCAGCCGGTTCGGCCGGGCGGACACCGCGTTCAGCGTCGCCACCCGCCGTCATGACACTCCGGTCGACGTCGAGCTCGGCGCTCGCCGCGCGCGGGCGGCCATCATGCTCGCCTTGGCGCTGCCCGGGTCGGTCTACCTGTACCAGGGCGAGGAACTGGGCCTCACCGAGGTCGAGGACATCCCCTTCGAGCTGCGTACGGACCCGATGTTCCACCGGTCCAACCAGGTCGACCCCGGCCGGGACGGCTGCCGCGTACCGCTGCCGTGGTCGGGCGACGCGCCGCCGTTCGGCTTCAGCGCCGCCGACGCGGCCCCGCCGTGGCTGCCGCAGCCGGCCGCGTGGAAGGCGTACTCGGTGCAGGCGCAGACCGGGGACCCGGAGTCGATGCTGGAGTTCTACCGGCGCATGCTCCGGCTGCGCTCAGCCTCGCCGAGCCTCGGCGACGGGCGGATGAGCTGGCTGCCGGCTGCGCCCGAGGTCCTGGCCTTCGCCCGTGGCGACGATGACTTCGCCTGTGTCGTCAACCTGGGCGGCGAGCCGGTGGAACTGCCGCCGCACCGCGAGGTGATCCTGGCCAGCGCGCCGCCGGCGGGTGGGCGGTTGCCGGTCGACACCACCGTCTGGCTCCGAACCTGA
- a CDS encoding Gfo/Idh/MocA family protein — MGHALRLGVLGCADIAERRTLPAAATVPGIEIAAIASRDAAKAQRLCTLFGGRPVAGYDALLARNDVDAVYIPLPPLLHRDWVDKALRAGKHVLAEKPLTTSRVDAAALFALAEEQRLVLLENYMFLHHSQHTHVRDLLAQGAIGAVREFCGAFTIPPRPAGDIRNDPRTGDGALLDIGGYPIRAAAHFLPGPLAVRGAVMRTSTQTTVVTGGSILLGNDLGMAAQLTFGMEHSYVSRYEFRGSTGRLWLDRAFTPPPDLAPVVHLETADGTRTVTLPPDDQFANVLAAFAAAVTAGSTPPPWRDGSIQQATLIDQVARIATVVPI; from the coding sequence ATGGGACACGCGCTCCGCCTCGGGGTGCTCGGCTGCGCCGACATCGCCGAACGGCGTACGCTGCCCGCCGCCGCGACCGTCCCCGGTATCGAGATCGCCGCGATCGCAAGCCGCGACGCGGCCAAGGCCCAGCGGCTCTGCACCCTGTTCGGCGGCCGACCGGTGGCAGGCTATGACGCGCTGCTCGCCCGGAACGACGTCGACGCCGTCTACATTCCACTGCCACCCTTGCTGCATCGGGACTGGGTGGACAAGGCGCTGCGGGCGGGAAAGCACGTGCTCGCGGAGAAGCCGCTCACCACGTCGCGCGTGGACGCCGCAGCGCTGTTCGCACTGGCCGAGGAACAGCGCCTGGTGCTGCTGGAGAACTACATGTTCCTCCATCACTCCCAGCATACACACGTACGCGACCTGCTGGCCCAGGGCGCGATCGGTGCCGTGCGCGAGTTCTGCGGCGCTTTCACGATCCCACCGAGGCCGGCCGGCGACATCCGCAACGATCCACGTACCGGCGACGGAGCGCTGCTGGACATCGGCGGCTACCCGATCCGCGCCGCGGCCCACTTCCTGCCCGGACCGCTCGCCGTCCGGGGTGCCGTCATGCGCACGAGCACGCAGACGACCGTGGTGACCGGTGGCTCGATCCTGCTCGGCAACGACCTCGGCATGGCCGCGCAGCTGACCTTCGGCATGGAGCACTCCTACGTGTCCCGCTACGAGTTCCGGGGCAGCACCGGCCGGTTGTGGCTCGACCGGGCGTTCACGCCACCGCCCGACCTGGCTCCTGTCGTCCACCTGGAAACCGCCGACGGCACGCGAACCGTCACGCTGCCTCCGGACGACCAGTTCGCCAATGTCCTGGCCGCCTTCGCCGCCGCCGTCACCGCAGGCTCGACGCCGCCGCCCTGGCGTGACGGCAGCATCCAGCAGGCCACGCTGATCGATCAGGTCGCCCGGATCGCGACCGTCGTGCCCATCTGA
- a CDS encoding NDP-hexose 2,3-dehydratase family protein: MTRAMFDDLAEFYAWFAEQHDREAYRTEQIPVEDAAAWRAETGTGNIVHDSGKFFSIQGLHVETDHRDTPAWRQPIIVQDEIGILGLLVKVVDRTVYCLMQAKMEPGNINVVQLSPTVQATRSNYTRVHGGATVPYLDHFVAPRSGRTVFDALQSEQGSWFYQKRNRNIIIEIDGEVPLRDSFCWLSVDLVIELLKVPNLVNMDSRTVLSGLPYALPGPISLRSRFAGPAVHRFQHILSWLCEAKTRYRLYQELIPLAEVPHWHWSDGRLVHGEGRFFSVMAVDVTAASREVTAWSQPMLAPIDRGLVGFLGRSIDGVFHVLAHARTEAGTRDIVEIGPSVACNPANYARGSHSRRPVFLDVLLGDGDVLVDVVHSEEGGRFYHAENRYLVVDVGEDFDLDVPDDYCWLTIEQLSRFVRFGNLVNVYARCLISCMVGLSEPAPRDRSKSFGAR; encoded by the coding sequence GTGACCCGGGCCATGTTCGACGACCTCGCCGAGTTCTACGCCTGGTTCGCCGAACAACACGACCGCGAGGCCTACCGGACCGAGCAGATCCCGGTCGAGGACGCGGCGGCCTGGCGGGCCGAGACCGGCACGGGCAACATCGTTCACGACAGCGGCAAGTTCTTCTCGATCCAGGGCCTGCACGTCGAGACCGATCACCGGGACACGCCGGCCTGGCGGCAGCCGATCATCGTGCAGGACGAGATCGGCATCCTCGGCCTGCTGGTCAAGGTCGTCGACCGGACCGTCTACTGCCTCATGCAGGCCAAGATGGAGCCGGGGAACATCAACGTCGTCCAGCTCTCCCCCACCGTGCAGGCGACGCGGAGCAACTACACCCGAGTCCACGGCGGTGCCACCGTGCCGTATCTGGACCACTTCGTCGCGCCGCGCTCGGGGCGTACCGTCTTCGACGCCTTGCAGTCCGAACAGGGATCGTGGTTCTACCAGAAGCGCAACCGCAACATCATCATCGAGATCGACGGCGAGGTCCCGCTCCGCGACAGCTTCTGCTGGCTCAGCGTCGACCTCGTGATCGAGCTGCTGAAGGTGCCCAACCTGGTGAACATGGACTCGCGTACGGTGCTGTCCGGGCTCCCCTACGCCCTGCCCGGCCCGATCTCGTTGCGCAGCCGCTTCGCCGGTCCGGCGGTGCACCGCTTCCAGCACATCCTCAGCTGGCTGTGCGAGGCCAAGACCCGCTACCGGCTGTATCAGGAGCTGATCCCGCTCGCCGAGGTCCCGCACTGGCACTGGTCCGACGGCCGGCTGGTCCACGGCGAGGGCCGCTTCTTCTCGGTGATGGCGGTCGACGTCACGGCCGCCAGCCGTGAGGTGACGGCCTGGTCGCAGCCGATGCTGGCGCCCATCGACCGGGGACTGGTCGGCTTCCTCGGGCGCAGCATCGACGGCGTGTTCCACGTGCTGGCCCACGCGCGTACCGAGGCGGGAACCCGCGACATCGTCGAGATCGGACCGTCGGTGGCGTGCAATCCGGCCAACTACGCCCGAGGGTCCCACTCTCGCCGGCCGGTGTTCCTCGACGTGCTGCTCGGCGACGGCGATGTCCTGGTCGACGTCGTGCATTCCGAGGAAGGCGGCCGGTTCTACCACGCCGAGAACCGCTACCTGGTGGTCGACGTCGGCGAGGACTTCGACCTCGACGTGCCCGACGACTACTGCTGGCTGACGATCGAGCAGCTGAGCCGGTTCGTCCGCTTCGGCAACCTCGTCAACGTCTACGCCCGGTGCCTGATCAGCTGCATGGTCGGACTGTCCGAACCCGCTCCCCGCGACCGCTCGAAGTCCTTCGGGGCCCGCTGA
- a CDS encoding amino acid adenylation domain-containing protein, whose amino-acid sequence MSAFLRSLAASADHRPDQVALIGPDATLTYAELHRDSTAAAAGLVAAGVRPGDFVALHAEKTAASIVGLIGVMRAGAAYVPLDPTAPPAHRVGLLDDCAAPAILCTAARADALRAGVPVSVLAVEDLVARGRGETAPEMPDDPECIAYMIYTSGSTGRPKGVRIPHRALDAFVAGVVPSLGFTADSRCLNTLPLHFDGSIVDLIVPLAVGARLTLGPAVMVPSLVVDIIESQEITHLTAIGSTLTLLAQRGELAARDLSALRMVLTGAEIVHPGSVQTWLAAAPNLTVFNGYGPTETTVIVTAQRITDREPGRTRAYAIGPELPGCHICFLDADGVSTPDGPGELIIAGDQLMAGYHERPDEERRAFVEAHGELHYRSGDIGSRSADGAIHYDGRRDDEVKIRGNRINLNEVKRGLESHPGVGQAFVEAVPDGVGGLQLACAVTVLDGLGADLVRRLEAHCAQVLPRYMAPRSYHVLETLPKLPSGKPDRGRIRALLSPEP is encoded by the coding sequence ATGAGTGCGTTCCTGCGTTCCCTGGCCGCGTCCGCCGACCATCGGCCGGACCAGGTCGCGCTGATCGGACCCGATGCCACCCTGACCTACGCCGAGCTTCATCGTGACAGCACGGCTGCGGCGGCTGGCTTGGTGGCGGCGGGCGTACGCCCCGGCGACTTCGTGGCCCTGCACGCGGAGAAGACGGCCGCCTCCATCGTCGGGCTGATCGGGGTCATGCGCGCCGGCGCCGCCTATGTGCCGTTGGATCCGACCGCGCCGCCGGCTCACCGCGTCGGACTGCTTGACGACTGCGCGGCCCCGGCGATCCTGTGCACCGCCGCCCGCGCCGACGCACTAAGGGCGGGCGTACCGGTGTCCGTGCTGGCGGTCGAGGATCTCGTCGCCCGGGGACGCGGCGAGACCGCCCCGGAGATGCCGGACGATCCCGAGTGCATCGCGTACATGATCTACACCTCGGGCAGCACCGGGCGGCCGAAGGGCGTACGCATCCCGCATCGCGCGCTGGACGCGTTCGTCGCCGGGGTCGTGCCGTCGCTCGGCTTCACCGCGGATTCGCGCTGTCTCAACACGCTGCCGCTGCATTTCGACGGCTCCATCGTGGACCTGATCGTGCCGCTGGCGGTGGGGGCACGGTTGACCCTCGGTCCTGCGGTGATGGTCCCGTCGCTGGTCGTGGACATCATCGAGAGCCAAGAAATCACGCACTTGACCGCGATCGGGTCGACGCTGACGCTGCTCGCCCAGCGAGGCGAGCTGGCCGCCCGAGACCTGAGCGCGCTGCGGATGGTGCTCACCGGCGCCGAGATCGTCCACCCCGGCTCGGTGCAGACGTGGCTGGCGGCGGCCCCGAACCTGACCGTGTTCAACGGCTACGGCCCGACCGAGACCACCGTCATCGTCACCGCGCAGCGGATCACCGACCGCGAGCCGGGCCGGACGCGGGCGTACGCCATCGGGCCCGAACTGCCCGGTTGCCACATCTGCTTCCTGGACGCCGACGGCGTCAGCACGCCGGACGGGCCGGGCGAGCTGATCATCGCGGGCGACCAGCTGATGGCCGGCTATCACGAGCGGCCCGACGAGGAGCGGCGGGCGTTCGTCGAGGCGCACGGCGAGCTGCACTATCGCAGCGGCGACATCGGCAGCCGGAGCGCGGACGGCGCGATCCACTACGACGGTCGGCGCGACGACGAGGTGAAGATCCGCGGCAACCGGATCAACCTCAACGAGGTCAAGCGGGGTTTGGAGAGCCATCCCGGCGTGGGGCAGGCGTTCGTGGAGGCCGTGCCGGACGGAGTCGGCGGGCTCCAGCTGGCCTGTGCCGTCACGGTTCTGGACGGCCTCGGCGCGGACCTCGTACGCCGTCTCGAAGCGCACTGCGCCCAGGTGTTGCCCCGGTACATGGCTCCGCGCAGCTATCACGTGCTCGAGACGCTGCCGAAGCTGCCCAGCGGCAAACCGGACCGAGGCCGGATTCGAGCGCTGCTGAGCCCGGAACCGTGA
- a CDS encoding acyl carrier protein — MATPTTDQITSTLIRILCDIKGRDVAPDLADDDNALRALNLDSLDTVELSVRLEKDFGVEFGKDPADLAALESLPGLAGLVRGRMPA; from the coding sequence ATGGCCACACCGACCACCGACCAGATCACCAGCACGCTGATCCGGATCCTCTGCGACATCAAGGGCCGCGACGTCGCACCCGACCTGGCCGACGACGACAACGCGTTGCGGGCGCTCAACCTCGACTCGCTGGACACGGTCGAGCTCTCGGTACGCCTGGAGAAGGACTTCGGCGTCGAGTTCGGCAAGGACCCGGCCGACCTGGCGGCGCTGGAGAGCCTGCCCGGCCTGGCGGGACTCGTCCGGGGCCGGATGCCCGCATGA